The Candidatus Alcyoniella australis genome window below encodes:
- a CDS encoding NifB/NifX family molybdenum-iron cluster-binding protein, with protein sequence MKIAVTSTGPTLDDTIETRFGRCSYFLIIDPDTLEFKSIQNPNIALGGGAGIQSAQLMSNEDVSIVLTGNCGPNAFQTFGAAGIQVITGVSGQVRQAVEQYKSGTLSSASAPNVQSHFGMGMGGAGGRG encoded by the coding sequence ATGAAGATTGCCGTAACATCCACCGGACCGACGCTTGATGATACGATTGAGACACGTTTCGGGCGTTGCTCCTACTTTTTAATCATCGATCCGGACACATTAGAGTTCAAGTCCATTCAAAACCCCAATATTGCATTGGGGGGCGGCGCAGGGATCCAGTCCGCGCAGCTCATGTCGAACGAAGACGTGTCGATCGTGCTGACCGGCAATTGTGGCCCGAACGCATTTCAGACATTCGGCGCGGCCGGAATACAGGTGATTACCGGTGTCAGCGGCCAAGTGCGGCAGGCTGTTGAGCAGTACAAATCCGGTACATTGTCCAGCGCCTCCGCCCCCAACGTGCAGAGCCATTTCGGCATGGGAATGGGCGGCGCCGGAGGTCGCGG